AATGTTCCTGCGTTGGCTGCCTTGATAGATGCGTAGCTGTGACCGGCAGCTACAGTGAAACCGCGACCTCTCGCAACAAGTCATTCAGCGCCCGGGCAATGATGTCCGGATGGTCCTCGGGCGTGAAGTGCTTGCCGCCCTCGATGCGCTCTAAGCGCGCGCCCAGGTCGCGGGCGAACCTTTCGCCGTAGTGGACCTTTTGGAAACCATCCGCCGCTCCCCAGACCACCCTGGCGGGCAGGTTCAGGCGCGGCAGCTTGTCCTCAACGGCAAGCGTGTCTTGAACATTGAGCGCGCGCACCTGACGGATGAAGGCGGCTGCCCCGCCGTGCTCCGCGTAGGGTTGAAAGTGGATCTCAAAGGAGTCGGAGGCTATAGCGCCGTTGTCATGACCGAGGCCTAGGAAGGCGCGGAGGGAAGGCTTGAAGACCGCGTTCGGTAAGTGTTTGGCGAACCCCCCGGCAGCCCGCACAGCTTTCACCGCAGGGATGGGCCACGAGTCGTAGCCGATGCTGTTCGTGAGCAGCAAACCAGCGACGAGGCCGGGGTGACGGACCGCGACGATTTGCGCCACGCCCCCACCCAGGTCGTGGCCCACCAGCACGGCTCGCTCAACGCCGAGATGTCGCAACCAGGCGACCAGATAATCCGCCTGACGCCCCACCGAAATGTCGCGCCCCTCTCCTGCCGGGATGGAACCGGCGTAGCCGACCATCTCCCAGGCCAAGGCACGGGC
The Deinococcota bacterium genome window above contains:
- a CDS encoding alpha/beta hydrolase; amino-acid sequence: MKLKTADIDGIRMRWLEQGEGFPVVLIHGIPTGPRLWRQVMPRLENARALAWEMVGYAGSIPAGEGRDISVGRQADYLVAWLRHLGVERAVLVGHDLGGGVAQIVAVRHPGLVAGLLLTNSIGYDSWPIPAVKAVRAAGGFAKHLPNAVFKPSLRAFLGLGHDNGAIASDSFEIHFQPYAEHGGAAAFIRQVRALNVQDTLAVEDKLPRLNLPARVVWGAADGFQKVHYGERFARDLGARLERIEGGKHFTPEDHPDIIARALNDLLREVAVSL